The Microplitis mediator isolate UGA2020A chromosome 10, iyMicMedi2.1, whole genome shotgun sequence genomic sequence CCTGCCCAAAATACCGCTTTACAAATTGATACAAATAACACaggaattaaatttgaaaacttatgAAAAGTGGTTGGAAATAGCGCCAGTtcttaaaataacaaactacTGTATATGTTCATTGGCAGTTAAAGGAGCTGTTGCTGAAGCTTGGCCCCATAATCCCACCACCGCTAATAACCACAAGACTTCTAGTCACAATGAGTGGTCAATACATTTACGCAATGGTGCATTGCTTCAAGAAATAAAGAAATGTATTAATAATTGCATCAAGCAGAAAGATGAAATCGGAGCGGCAGCTTGGTATCATGTCGTTAATTACATGCCTCCTGGTGCTGACAGAGTTGCTGCTGCTAGAGAATGTTATTTGTATGCACAGGACTGGCAGCAACAAATTGATGATCCAATAACTCCAGACGATTCCATGAAATTTAAGGTAatcctaaaaaattaattgaattaattaatcattataatGTAAACTGCTCAGTCTTCAGTCCCCttaaaaaactaatataataaattatttattttcagctGCACAAAATAAAGGACAGATATTTCAAGTATACATCGAAGCATATACTGTACACCCATGGATTGGGACAagataagtatttaaatttggtTGAGAATCCAGAAAAGCTAGTTCGAGAATTGTATAATGATGAGACTATACCAGCTCGTTACAAAGGAGTGATAAAAAACCGTCCGGACATAAACTCAGCAGTAACATCATTGGGGAATATATTCACATTGAACTTGATGAAGATACGTCTGGCGTTGTTGCATGAATGGCTGCAGCCAGAAGTTTTTGACAACAAGGCAAATGATACCATCAATATGTTCAATGATTTTTCAATTCTGTCAAGCAATGCTGCTTGTGACACTTTCACAACTGATGACAATCTGCTGCGAGCTTGTTACCTCGTCGGGTCAGATAATTCCGAGAACTACGCGAATTATCTACTCAATATCAGTCTCATCGAGGCTAAAGATGAGGACTATACAAATCTTTATGGACCAGGTATGCGTTTCCGTGCTCTGAGGGTGCTTCAGTCTATCAAGGACGAGTCAACGCTAGCGGACTACGCAAAACGGGATCCCCAGCGTGTTAATCAGTACATGAAGTCTCTGCAGTATTTAACGGAGTTAGAAAGACTTGGATTGTCTTACAGTATTACTAATTTTGATTCGTGTTCTAAACAAAAACTTGTACAGATACTGGTTAACAGTCAGTACAGTACACCACGTGCTCTAGGACTGATTCCTCAATTGTATCTCGATTACGATATTGAGGATCACAGTTTTCTCAATACTGCGTTAGAGTACATGGTAAAGTACTCACTCGttcaagaattgaaaaaaaatttattgaaacttGGGTCTATTGACTGCATTGTCAATTACTCTGGTTACGTTGCCGCGTGGCAAATAGTAATCAATGAACCTTTTAATAAACTAGATCAGAGTTCTGAAAGTATTGATAACTGTATCGAAGCATTGAGACTATTACACGTTTGTCCGATTATTGATAAACTACAGTTTGGTTCAATTATCAAGTATTGCATTGTGGCTAAGCAGCCTCATTTTGCGGCGGCACTTGTTCCTTTTTTGAGcggcgatgaaaaaaaaactgttttacaggtataaattattcaacaattaaacacttatataaatataaatatatgtagctATTGAagtttgataataatattaaatgatattttttaggaaattatacaaaatataaattacgatcaagtgataaataaattgttggaACTTGCTAGCAAAGGAGTATCAATCGTTTATCAagtaagtaaattatttaataggtaactactaattaataattatatattaataatttcaattatttatttacagtcTATTATGATGTTGAATGAAGCCAGTGCTACTTTGTCTATTACACAGTAATGTTGTAGTATatttttgtacattttttaataaatttataataaaattacgattCCTCAGAAGAAGACTTCACACGATCATcgtaattttcaattgtcaGAGATTTTTCAcggagtaattttattttatatccatCCTCTTGATTATTAGCATTCAATACAGTCAAACGTGttactaataaaaaatcaggGTTATTTGGGCTTGGACCGTGAATGTAATCTATTTCATCTTCAAGCCCGatctaaaataaatcaattaattgtcTATAATAAATCAGTAATTTTAGGACGTACGGGCTCGGTATCGAAGTAAAGATAGACGTTAGCTAATGCTTGGtaaagaaaaatgtttttgatgCACTCTCTCATCGGCTGCTtctactaatttaattaattattattgaaccTTATGTCTTGAATCTTATGTCTGTTACCTTactcataattattaaaattgtattccataaaaaaataggactttaatttaatacttgCTACCGTGCTCGTACatctttgattaaaaatattttttatattgatataatttttttttaaatacctgGTGACCTTTTTTGAGCACTTTGTGACCATTAACACGTAATTTACTTTCATAGAATGCTGTTTCGGCTTGactaaagaattaaaaataaatatatcaataatatGACAAGTAATAATTGACAGACTAAACATTAAATTCCAATGCAGTTGATCATAAAAAGAGATATTTTGACACTCGACGAAACACGATTTcggactgcgggtgatgtcagccctcGTCTACGGCTCAGGCAGCCAATTTCACCCTCATTtcaaatcgttttgtttcatcccttgtcacataATATTCTCTATAATTATATTGACATTGTAATAAGTACAAGTACTTACTTGCGTGGTATACCCATTCCAGCTTTAACTACAGCATCAATTCTCATTGAATTGACATTAGCTAccactattttattatttttattgccagCTACCAGTGACGAAATTCCAGCATCAAGTTCTTCCTCTTCATCGTCACTGTCATCGtcatttttctatttgaaacaaacaaataaatataaataaaaccaaTTATTTTAccatagatatttttaattaaccaactaattaattacactAGATTGTTTTTGTCTTTTAGTAGACTTGCACCGTTTGGTTATCAAACAATCAAGGTTATGAGGCACTAATAAAGTATTTGACAGTCCTtgtgtcaaaaattttgatttcacGCCACTTAAATTATTAGCATCATCATTGTTGTTGTAAGAAGATAATgatctaattatataaatagacTTGATcctatttaattgtttacttaattttaaaagtgataaataaCTTGACGATAACCTTGCAGTTGCCATTTTGGTTTATGAAATTTACGCGCCATGCAATTCACGCacgcgtaaaaaattttaaatgaaattttttttttttagcctaaCTAatgaatgatcctgaagttagcagacaattagtaattttcggattttttttcaccaaatcaattacaaaaaaaaaaaaaactaaaaatatgcacatttagaaaatttaaaaaactacaagtgcaattttttaaaatatttttttttgtagtttatcgtctaaaaaaaaatcaaaaaattattagacgtctgctaatttcagtatcatgctAATGAGATaaatgtgaatgtagcagacatgagacaaatttcaaattacaaataaataaagtaaacaattaaaaatataaaaattaaaaaaatgcacatgctcattttcaaattctataaatgcgcattttttaaattttattaaatccacttttttcaaaattttttaaatttataattgtcaGCTAATGAGTCATGAGTTAATGACATTATTGCAATAATTTTGACAGACATACATCAGTTATTAACAACAATTACTTTTCCCACTCGAGTAGACAAAAAATACTTTCCTTGTTGCACTTACGTAATAAACAGAAACTGCAACCACATTTTTTATGAAGAAATTGAcagctttcaaaaaattgtaatgCATCGATTGCTGAAATCAGTTTTAAATCAGACAGCAAGAAAATTAtactttgtaaattattttatattattgttaagggcattctcacaGTACCCcccactttaaaaaaatatgaaatatgactttcaactgtcatcgtattaaaattttattaattaattaaaaaaatattaaggccttaattgaaaaaaggacaacgtagatGCAGGGCCAGTTTAAAACcgggtttaaattaatatttctagtatgtctcaataataaattgctagtatacattaataatatataaatataccagcaataataatttaaatccggATTAAAAATTCTGGTTTGAAAAACAGTTGTCAAGTTTGGtgttaaacgaaattttttgaatttattttagcctacaaaattctaattataaaattgatatgaagattttactaaaatttacttgacaaatttcgtttaacttccaattgatgtcaactgtaagtaattttttttaaattagttcaattaatgcttcaatttctttaattaatcgataaaattttaatacgctTCTGACAgttgtcattgaaaatttttaaaaagtggggggcactatCTTAGAAAGGCTTTAATACTAttgattaattagttaattaatgacAATTCACAGCATTAattatgattctgaagttagcagacaattaaaaataaaaaaatttttttttcaaccaattacaaaaaaaaaacaaaaatctaaaaaaatgcacatgtagaaaacttaaaaaactataagtgctattttttcaaatgtttttttttataattcaacgttttgaaaaaaaaatccaaaactcCAGTATCATCATTAATTAACTTACGGTTcagtatttaataattctataaaatcttaaaaatattagGAAAAGGTAATAAAGGAGTAGAAATATCGATTTCTCGATAATGTTCTACCAAATAATCAAGccaatgaattttaatttttttgttatttttttttttgcatttttttttttattttcacatgACCGCTCCTTGGCTCACGTTAGCCTCCACGCCGCCACATATgtccaattttattaattggtaTCGAATAAGTATATTAGAAGATAATAATAgcaataaattgtaataagGATTTACCATCTTATCACCTAACATGACAAGTAATATATTGGATTTTCTGGGTGTCAATGAATATAAGGtagtaatgtaattaattgtgGTGTCTAGAAACAACACGCTTACGCCAGTTTCATCAACTACTActactagttttttttttttcattttagattttttgtttttttttttgtgttttttgttttttttttttgttatgttaatttttattattcattatcattaatagtaataattcatTCCAAGTGTCTTGCATCTTTATGGTGGTTtgttttcgattttttttttgcagtattgagaaaaaaaaagaagccGTGT encodes the following:
- the LOC130675668 gene encoding mitochondrial transcription rescue factor 1 isoform X1, encoding MATARLSSSYLSLLKLSKQLNRIKSIYIIRSLSSYNNNDDANNLSGVKSKFLTQGLSNTLLVPHNLDCLITKRCKSTKRQKQSSKNDDDSDDEEEELDAGISSLVAGNKNNKIVVANVNSMRIDAVVKAGMGIPRNQAETAFYESKLRVNGHKVLKKGHQIGLEDEIDYIHGPSPNNPDFLLVTRLTVLNANNQEDGYKIKLLREKSLTIENYDDRVKSSSEES
- the LOC130675668 gene encoding mitochondrial transcription rescue factor 1 isoform X2, which produces MTVESHISYFFKVGGTQSMHYNFLKAVNFFIKNVVAVSVYYKNDDDSDDEEEELDAGISSLVAGNKNNKIVVANVNSMRIDAVVKAGMGIPRNQAETAFYESKLRVNGHKVLKKGHQIGLEDEIDYIHGPSPNNPDFLLVTRLTVLNANNQEDGYKIKLLREKSLTIENYDDRVKSSSEES